One genomic window of Camelina sativa cultivar DH55 chromosome 5, Cs, whole genome shotgun sequence includes the following:
- the LOC104787215 gene encoding GDSL esterase/lipase At1g58725-like, translating into MKFRMLWLALVLIIAVESNAAAKQGKNTTIAALIVFGDSIMDTGNNNNLPTLLKCNFPPYGKDFPGGSATGRFSDGRVPSDLIAERLGLAKTLPAYMNPNLKPEDLLKGVTFASGGTGYDPLTAQIMSVISVWDQLTYFKEYISKIKKHFGEEKAKDILENSIFLVVSSSNDLAHTYLARAHRYDRTSYANFLADSAVIFVRELHKLGARKIGVFSAVPVGCVPLQTTVYGGLLTRGCNQPLNNMAKQFNSSLSPALDSLDKELDGVILYIDVYDTLFDMIQHPKKYGFEVADRGCCGKGTLAMSYLCNSLTPFTCSNSSAYIFWDSYHPTERAYQVIVDNLLDKYLRKVY; encoded by the exons aTGAAGTTTCGAATGTTGTGGCTCGCTTTGGTATTAATAATCGCAGTCGAATCTAATGCAGCCGCCAAGCAAGGGAAAAACACAACAATCGCAGCATTAATAGTGTTTGGAGATTCAATAATGGATACAGGAAATAACAATAATCTTCCCACTCTTCTTAAGTGTAACTTTCCTCCATATGGCAAAGATTTTCCTGGAGGCTCCGCCACTGGAAGGTTTTCTGATGGAAGAGTTCCTTCTGATCTTATTG CGGAAAGGTTGGGATTGGCTAAGACATTACCAGCATATATGAATCCGAATTTGAAGCCTGAGGATCTTCTTAAAGGTGTAACATTTGCATCTGGAGGAACTGGTTATGATCCATTAACAGCACAAATTATG tCAGTGATATCGGTATGGGATCAACTCACATATTTCAAAGAATATATATCAAAGATCAAGAAGcattttggagaagaaaaagccaaagatattttggaaaaCAGTATCTTTCTTGTGGTGTCTAGTAGCAATGACCTTGCTCACACTTATTTAGCTCGAGCTCATAGATATGATCGGACCTCGTATGCTAATTTCTTGGCTGACTCTGCTGTCATATTCGTGAGA GAATTACATAAGCTTGGAGCTAGGAAAATTGGAGTATTTAGTGCAGTCCCCGTTGGTTGTGTTCCACTTCAAACAACTGTATATGGGGGTTTATTAACAAGAGGATGTAATCAACCTTTAAACAACATGGCAAAACAATTCAATTCAAGCCTTTCGCCAGCACTAGATTCTTTAGATAAAGAGTTGGATGGTGTTATCCTTTACATTGATGTTTATGATACTCTCTTCGACATGATCCAACATCCTAAAAAATATG GTTTTGAGGTAGCTGATAGAGGATGTTGTGGTAAAGGAACTCTTGCGATGTCCTATTTGTGTAACTCATTGACCCCATTCACCTGTTCGAATTCTTCGGCTTATATATTTTGGGATAGCTATCATCCAACCGAAAGAGCTTATCAAGTTATCGTTGACAATTTACTCGACAAATATTTGAGGAAAGTCTATTGA
- the LOC104787217 gene encoding thionin-like yields MEGKTVILSVLIMSLVIAQIQVEAKSCCPSTTARNIYNSCRLTGASRPVCASLSGCKVVPAKCPNGYHHDILQNSGDAVNEYCKLGCTSSVCAAMVTLQNSDASEIVSGAVAQCTKACSTFCTKGSTTEVETA; encoded by the exons ATGGAAGGCAAAACTGTGATTCTAAGTGTTCTCATAATGAGCTTGGTCATCGCACAAATTCAAGTGGAAGCAAAGAGTTGCTGCCCGTCTACGACTGCTAGAAATATCTATAACAGCTGCCGTCTTACGGGAGCCTCCCGACCAGTGTGTGCATCACTAAGTGGATGCAAAGTTGTTCCTGCCAAATGTCCGAACGGATATCATCATGACATTCTCCAAAACTCAg GTGATGCTGTCAATGAATACTGTAAGTTGGGATGTACATCTTCTGTGTGCGCTGCCATGGTGACACTCCAAAACTCTG ATGCGAGTGAAATTGTGAGTGGAGCGGTCGCACAATGCACAAAGGCATGTTCTACTTTCTGCACCAAGGGCTCTACAACTGAAGTTGAGACCGCCTAA
- the LOC109132873 gene encoding zinc finger BED domain-containing protein DAYSLEEPER-like, translating to MTRESVEISETYSQSCPRRIAEAYGPNCPIDCRTRFDSNPKIRVPFYSNKAPSLYVIGKFTIQIENGTGVKDVEADSQRTLMDLETEHLIARLNAQSEYMDKNEEDCGIDVEIDGTEEEETEMHGTDQSETQSTTQATQAAPNAPRKRKLTSKVWKDIVSVGVEEDGKERGKCIHCGAKLVINTKTHGTKSLIRHLEKCPKKPRNEDRPPYDHQINREMTSEIIIYHDLPFRYPDYEKVRARDLYLNPECQPICRQTAAADVYRKYEMEKVKLKEVLANQHGRVCFTSDLWTAKGTVMSYICLTAHYIDENWHLNSKILAFCELKSPHTGEEISNKILECMKEWGLEKKVFSITLDNATNNNSMLNILKGQLQMISGSGLLCDGKFMHVRCCAHILNLIVKKGLDLAKDVLHKIRESVIYVKASSKRRDAFAACVERVKIKSGAGLSQDVSTRWNSTYEMLVRALKFKEAFVSLKWFDSNYKTLPSDDEWKRGEKICELLKPFSDITTHFSGSKYPTSNVYFTQVWRIELLLRKFALCDDEDVAKLAQDMQIMFTKYWEDYSLILAMGAVLDPRMKLQMLEVAYERIDPTTSASKIKKLKDNLEMLYEDYKAKSRTCSSSISVTPNPHDWVNESPLDDDYDNDLFELEKSIGVGVGKTKTHLDIYLEEPRLERKSFPKLDVLSFWKDNQHRLGELASLACEILSIPITTXLNSKILAFCELKSPHTGEEISNKILECNIENNYDIGTTEDATKIVSTSGAECSRSGDSIMH from the exons ATGACTCGAGAGAGTGTCGAGATATCCGAGACGTATAGTCAAAGTTGCCCGAGACGTATCGCCGAGGCGTACGGTCCGAATTGCCCGATAGACTGCCGAAC ACGTTTTGACTCAAACCCAAAAATTAGGGTTCCGTTTTATAGCAACAAGGCTCCGTCGTTGTATGTAATCGGAAAG TTTACGATTCAGATTGAGAACGGGACTGGAGTGAAAGACGTTGAGGCTGATTCCCAAAGAACATT AATGGACTTAGAAACTGAACATTTGATAGCAAGGCTTAATGCTCAAAGTGAATATATGGATAAGAATGAGGAAGATTGTGGTATAGATGTAGAAATTGATGGGACTGAGGAGGAAGAGACAGAAATGCATGGAACAGATCAAAGTGAAACTCAATCAACAACTCAAGCAACTCAAGCAGCTCCAAATGCTCCACGGAAGAGAAAGTTAACTTCAAAGGTGTGGAAAGATATTGTGTCAGTTGGGGTTGAAGAAGATGGCAAAGAAAGAGGCAAGTGCATCCACTGTGGAGCCAAGTTGGTGATCAATACTAAAACACATGGGACTAAGAGCTTGATTCGTCATTTGGAGAAGTGTCCAAAGAAACCAAGGAATGAAGATAGGCCTCCATATGATCATCAGATTAACCGTGAGATGACAAGTGAGATCATCATTTACCATGATTTGCCATTTCGCTATCCTGACTATGAGAAAGTTAGAGCAAGAGACTTGTATCTCAATCCCGAGTGTCAACCAATTTGTAGACAGACTGCTGCAGCGGATGTGTATAGGAAGTATGAGATGGAAAAGGTCAAGCTGAAAGAAGTACTTGCAAACCAACATGGGCGTGTCTGTTTCACTTCAGACTTATGGACAGCAAAAGGTACAGTTATGAGTTATATTTGCTTGACTGCGCACTACATTGATGAAAACTGGCACTTGAATAGCAAGATTTTGGCTTTCTGTGAACTTAAATCTCCTCACACTGGTGAAGAAATCTCTAACAAGATTCTGGAATGTATGAAAGAATGGGGATTGGAGAAAAAGGTATTTTCTATTACCTTAGATAatgcaacaaacaacaatagtaTGCTGAACATCCTCAAGGGTCAACTTCAGATGATTAGTGGTAGTGGTTTATTATGTGATGGGAAATTTATGCATGTTAGATGCTGTGCCCATATTCTGAATCTGATAGTGAAGAAAGGTTTAGATCTAGCAAAAGATGTTCTGCACAAAATCAGAGAGAGTGTGATATATGTTAAAGCATCTTCAAAGAGAAGAGACGCTTTTGCTGCATGTGTTGAGAGAGTAAAGATTAAGAGTGGAGCAGGGTTATCACAGGATGTTTCTACCAGATGGAACTCCACATATGAGATGCTTGTAAGAgctttaaagtttaaagaaGCATTTGTCAGCTTGAAGTGGTTTGACAGCAACTACAAGACTTTGCCTTCTGATGATGAATGGAAGCGTGGAGAGAAAATCTGTGAGTTGTTGAAGCCGTTTAGTGATATCACGACACACTTTTCAGGTTCTAAGTATCCTACTTCTAATGTCTACTTTACACAAGTGTGGAGAATTGAACTGTTGCTGAGGAAATTTGCACtttgtgatgatgaagatgtggcAAAACTGGCTCAGGATATGCAGATTATGTTTACCAAGTATTGGGAGGATTATAGTCTTATTTTGGCAATGGGAGCTGTTTTAGACCCAAGAATGAAACTGCAAATGCTTGAAGTAGCTTATGAAAGAATTGATCCAACTACTTCTGCATCGAAAATCAAAAAGCTTAAAGACAATTTGGAGATGCTCTATGAAGATTATAAGGCTAAGTCTAGGACTTGTTCTTCAAGTATTTCTGTAACTCCAAATCCGCATGATTGGGTCAATGAATCTccacttgatgatgattatgacaAT GATCTTTTTGAGCTTGAAAAAAGCATCGGAGTTGGAGTAGGCAAGACAAAGACACATCTGGATATCTATTTAGAAGAGCCAAGATTGGAGAGAAAGTCTTTTCCAAAATTGGATGTTTTGTCCTTTTGGAAGGACAACCAGCATCGACTTGGGGAATTAGCCTCTTTGGCTTGTGAAATACTAAGCATTCCCATCACTACANACTTGAATAGCAAGATTTTGGCTTTCTGTGAACTTAAATCTCCTCACACTGGTGAAGAAATCTCTAACAAGATTCTGGAAT GTAACATAGAGAACAACTATGACATTGGCACAACAGAAGATGCTACAAAGATAGTGAGTACTTCCGGAGCAGAATGTTCAAGATCAGGAGATTCTATCATGCATTGA
- the LOC104787218 gene encoding thionin-like: MCASLSGCKIVNGKCPNGYTHDTLQNSGDAVNEYCKLGCTSSVCAAMVTLQNSDASETVSGAVAQCTKACSTFCTKGSSTVVETA, from the exons ATGTGTGCATCTCTCAGTGGATGCAAAATCGTTAACGGCAAATGTCCTAACGGATATACACATGACACTCTCCAAAActcag GTGATGCTGTCAATGAATACTGTAAGTTGGGATGTACATCTTCTGTGTGCGCTGCCATGGTGACACTCCAAAACTCTG ATGCGAGTGAAACTGTGAGTGGAGCGGTCGCACAATGCACAAAGGCATGTTCTACTTTCTGTACCAAGGGCTCTTCAACTGTTGTTGAGACTGCCTAA